A region of the Phaseolus vulgaris cultivar G19833 chromosome 11, P. vulgaris v2.0, whole genome shotgun sequence genome:
CAATACACAAAGTTCTCAAATATTGAGTTCATCGTTCCCATTACAAACATGGAAACATccaacaaaagagaaaataacCCAGTCCATCACATTCAAATagatcaaaacaaaaaaagatgTTACAGAAAAGTAATAGCCAAATAGAACATAATGCAAGAATAAATCCTAGAATCAATTACTACCATATAATGTGTACCTCCTCAAACATGAATGCAAAACCCTTGCCCAAAACCCTCCCCAAAATAAATCGCGATGGCATCATGCCGCCACCATTGAATGCCATCTGGAATAAGGGGGCTAGCACCCCAACCATGTTGTTAatgaagaacattgtgtgtcatCACCATTGCCAAACACGAACCACCGCCAAACACGAACCACTACCAAACACGAACTCATTGTGATCACAATTAGCAGAGAAGAAGATGAGGATGAGGAGGAGGAGAAGTTGAGAGAAAGTGACAGTGCAGTTGTTTTTCGAGGAAGACGAGGGAAGACAATGAGGCACAATCAAGGAGAAATTCAAATAGAAGTGAGGGtttaaagagagaaaaaggagGGTTTCAAAGTCAAATATACTTTTAGGAaataaaaattttcatttttaatgagaatgcaaaagaaaaagttaacaaaaatgtcactttttgaataaaaattatgaaatttacaAACATGTCATATTATAAAgataattataactaaaactgaaaataaaaaatcaaaagcacaaGTACCACTAAGCACCACCACAAAGCACACCACAACCTTGACACTAAAATACAAACACCCTAACACCATTCAATGCCTAAATATACTTCGAAGGGTAAAATTGATATTTCCAAAATTATGGAGGTGGAGGAAAAATGGGCTAATGTACTTTCTTTTGGGTCTTTTGTAACCCAAGCCCATTTTCAAATCCGCATCAACCCAtcacaaaattcaaattcaaactcATGTTTCTCCCCCGTACTTTCCATTCCACTCCACACCAGCACACCTCCGTCACCGTCGCTACTATGTCGTCCTCCACCGTGGCCGGTTCTGACACACCCCCCTCATTCACAGCGACTCCCTCGAAAACCCCGTCGTCCAAGGCGAGCAGCCGGCGGAGCCAGGCGGAGTCGAAGTCCCGGTTTGAGGCGTACAACCGGCTGCAGGCCGCGGCTGTGGCGTTCAGCGAGACGATGTCGATCCCGGAGATCGTGGCGGTCGGGGGCCAGTCAGACGGGAAGAGTTCGCTCCTAGAGGCGCTCCTCGGATTCCGGTTCAACGTGCGCGAGGTCGAGATGGGCACTCGCAGACCCCTCATACTCCAGATGGTTCACGACGCCTCCGCTCTCGAACCCCGATGTCGCTTTCAGGTTTTTAATTTTCCCACTCTCTTTTTATGAATTGAATGTTGCAGAGTGGTTCTTCTTTCAGGAATCCATGTATGGTAGAGACAGTGTTTAGTTCGGTCGGGTTTAAGAATTTTGAATGTTTCTTTCATGGTGCATGAGTCAGAGTGGAGAGTGGCATTGGGTGTAGTATAACAATATATTTATACTTGTTTGGATTAAAGTTGGGAGAGTTCATAGTATTTTTAATCTAGAaggaacatatattttcttctCGATTCATGCTTTGAAACGCGCACATTTCTATTATAATTTCTAAGAGTACTTTTGTATCTTTTAACCAAATATGTACTTAGTTCTTGAAATTCTAACTATTGGTGGATTTGGTTTCTGAAGTTGTGGAAGAGAAACTTTGGTGCCCGATATTGAAAATTCCAACAATTTGTTTAGAGGAATGGAATATACTGCTCTCACGTTCCATTATTTAAGGAGTAGTACCGATGGAGGAAAGATGATAGAAAACTGGTGTCTGGTGAATAAAAAGAAAGTTGTCTAAAGCACCAGTGAGTATATTATTAGATGGCATAGTTTTTAGTAATGTTAAAAGATGGAGAAAAAGTCCGTGAAGAAGAACATTGGAGGAAGTTGTAAAGAGGGATATGATGGTATTGAGTCTAATGAGATTGTGTATCCATGTAGTTAACATCAACTAATGACAAATGTATTTTTGTCATATGAATTGATAAAATGAGGATGACATACAATGGAAAGATCTAtgtgtttagtttctaaaatttggGATGAATTCGGTTTTAATCTctcaaaattaagaaaaaaaatataatttctcaAATTTGAATAAAACACTGCTTTAATGTAGATATTTATTCAATGGTTACCATTGTGTCGTTCAATGGTAACACGTCCAAAAATCCAATGGataattttgtttcattatattttaataatacattCCATTTAATTCGTTCTCATTCTATAacgaagaagaaaaaattaaaatgggttcttatattttgtattttttatacgCCTAGCCAGTTTCGGCTTGATTGGTTTTCagctttaattgttttaaaaggaATAACTTAATTTGGTGAAGattaaacaaaaaattggtAGGTGTTTGATTCAAAGTTAGACTATTTGGATGTGGTCTAGCTTTGACAACATTGGTTTtgaatttacaatttttttgggTTGCCAATATGTTTTATTCTCGAGTTTTGGAAACACAGGAGGAGGATTCAGAAGAGTATGGAAGTCCCTTAGTTTTGGCATCTGCGATTGCTGACATTATAAAGTCCAGAACTGAGGCACTTTTGAAGAAAACCAAGGCAGCAGTTTCTCCCAAGCCAATTGTAATGAGAGCCGAGTATGCACATTGTCCTAACCTTACTATTATTGACACACCTGGGTTTGTTCTTAAGGTGAGTTCTTGGAATTTTTGCCCAGTGAGAAGTGAAGGTTTGACATTTATCCTTGCTGAATTGTATTCATGGGAACTCATCTGATCCTGCAGGCAAAGAAGGGTGAGCCAGAGAACACACCCGATGAAATCCTTTCCATGGTGAAGTCCTTGGCTAGTCCTCCTCATCGCATACTCTTGTTCCTTCAGCAAAGTAGTGTTGAGTGGTGCTCTTCGTTGTGGTTGGATGCCATTCGCGAAATTGACCCAACATATAGGCGGACAGTGATTGTTGTCTCCAAATTTGACAACCGTCTAAAGGTATGGATGAAACCTTTTTATTGCAACAGTGAAAGTTTGACAATCTATTATTGGTTTTTTGGCAGAAATTGTTAAAGAGAGATTTGATGTTGAATGATATTCCTTAgaatttagtatttattttaatgtgaTCCATGTAGTTGATTTCACTTAATGGGATATGACTTTTGTGGTGGTATTTCTTTTGTTGGGGACTAAATGAATCACACTAATCATCAAGTTatgaaggaaagaaaaataatctGTTAGTATGTAATCCACAATCTTTGTATATCTTGAGGTTCATGATATTGCCATTAGGCTAAATAAGAACGGATTTGAATTGTGATTGCATTTGTGGTTGCATTGTGGCCAATGCAGTCAGCCGTAACGGCCACTTGAGGTGGTTGTATTAGTGGCAGCCACTAAGATGTTGCATCCTTCATCACACCATAGTTTGAAGTATATAATGGTGCATAGTACGTTGTATTTTAGAGACTGGTTTTAATGATCAGCTATCCGATGCTTGCAGGAATTTGGTGACCGGTGGGAAGTGGATCGCTATTTGAGTGCGAGTGGTTACCTTGGAGATAGCACTCACCCCTTTTTTGTGGCACTTCCAAAGGATAGGGGTAATGTTTCAAATGATGAGTTCAGGAGGCAGATTTCTCAGGTGGACTCAGAGGTTCTTCGTCATTTGCGTGAGGGTGTCAAGGGAGGTTTTGATGAAGAAAAATTCAAATCCTATATTGGATTTGGTCGTCTGAGAGATTTTTTGGAGTCGGAGCTTCAAAAGAAGTACAAAGAAGCCGCCCCAGCAACGCTTGCTTTGCTAGAGCAACGCTGCAGTGAAGTGACTTCTGAACTTGCTAGAATGGATTCGAAAATACAGGCCACTTCAGATGTTTCCCATCTCAGGAAATTTGCAATGCTGCATGTGGCTTCTATCAGCAACCATGTGGTGGGTAACATTATGTCAAATATACTTTGCCAGGGATGAACTGATGTTGATGAACCTATTTTTTGTGATAACACTCTTCTATTGAAACATTTTCTTCATTGATTGCTAGTTTTATTTAACAAGCTTCTTCGCGTTTTCATTTGTTTTCTCCTGATGGATAACGTACGAATAATAGTTTTTATTGCATTACACCTTTCACTTTGGACACTGGTTCAAAAGTAAACTATAGTCATGTAGCGTCTTTGCACACAAATGACCCTACAATATTAAGCATCCTTTTAGAAAGATGGTTTCAAAGATTGCGAAcgtttatttgaaattaaccATTTCGTTTGCACTTCTCCAGGGTGCATTGATTGATGGTGCTGCAGATCCTTCCCCTGAGCAGTGGGGGAAAACAACAGTAGAAGAGAGGTCACAAAGTGGTATTGGGGTTTGGCCTGGTGTCATTGCCTGTGTAAACCCCCCCAATGCTACTCTTCGTCTTTATGGAGGAGCTGCATTTGAGAGGGTGATGCATGAATTTCGCTGTGCCGCATATTCCATAGAATGCCCGTCAGTGTCGAGGGAGAAGGTGATTTACTTTTCATAAACGTGTGAGGAACATCCTATCTTTTTCATTCAATTTTCAACTTCCAATTCTTGGGTATCTTTTATAACAGGTTGCAAATATATTACTCGCCCACGCTGGTCGAGGTGGGGGAAGAGGAAGAACAGAGGCTGCTGCAGAGATTGCTCGAGCCGCTGCTAAATCATGGCTTGCTCCTCTTCTTGACACTGCTTGTGACAGACTTGCTTTTGTCTTGGGAAGTTTATTTGATTTGGCTTTAGAAAGAAACCGTATTCGAGATTTAGAATGTAAGTGAAGCTCCTTAGTTGTTAGGTTCTGTCTTCGTTACTTGAATGTTACAATTTTCTTGGATAGTTTTTCCTTTTCCTGTTCGAAATCATGGCATCATTGTCATTCTTCGATAGTAGCTATTTTAGTCTCTGAAATAAAAGGGTTATTTAATGGAACTGCAATTGATTAGGTCCAATTGACGGTGGGTTTTTGTTAGTAGACCAgctgtatataaataaaagatggATGCCATCTTGTCAACTGTGAGAGAACTTAGGCCTTTGGGTTGGGAGGGGTAGACCCTTGCAGTTCTGCAAGTTAGACACTGTATTGAGGGAGAAATCCCATATTCTTTCTAATAAGATACCGTTTTGTATCACGTTCCCCTGAGAGGGTATGGTTTCTTCAGCTTAAAGATCTTACAAAATGCCATTTGGGAGGAGTTGAAACACTAATTTGATTTGTTTAGGTAGTTGGATATTTTCTTGTCCTCCAAGAACTGAAATGATACAATCATACAacaataaaaaagtattattctATCGTTTTTTCACTATGTTCTTGTGGTATAataattcattttcattttgtcaATTTCATGGAATTACTTTAATTATCTCTTGTCTATTTTGAGGAATGATCTTGTTAAATTTTATCTCCTAGATTTTGCATATATGCTTCCCTGTAACTGATTAGAAAATGACTCTGACTGGTGCTTTTGTTCCTTGAAGGTGGGATTACAGGGGGAAACATGGATGGCTATGTAGGTTTCCATGCTGCTTTAAGATGTGCTTACAATCGCTTCATAGGGAATCTTGCCAAGAATTGCAAGCAGCTTGTAAGACACCACCTTGATTCAGCTACTAGTCCATACTCACAGGTCTGCTACTTCAATGACTATGAACCCTCTTATAACAAATTCAGCCAGGCTTCAGCCTCTTCGTTTTTCCTTGAGCTAAGTGATACTAGTTCAGCTTCCCGTGACGCAAGGAGGGATCAGGAAAATATACCTCCAGAAAACAATGCACAAGAAACCACACCAGGTAAAGCAGCAGAAACTAGAGATGCCTTGAGAGAAAGTCACATAACTATCCCTGAGACCCCATCTCCTGATCAACCAGGTGATGCAGCATATGGGGTGGTTAAAAAGGAGCTTGGAATTTGCAATGACGTGGGACCAAGAAAGAGAGCGTCCAGAATGGGAGGGAATTCCAAAAATTCTGACTATGTGACGTTGCAAAATGGTGGCGTTTTATTTGGAAATGGAGAGAGATCTGGTTCAGCTTACACGGATATTTGTATATCAGCTGCCCAGCATTTTGCACGTATTCGTGAAGTTCTTGTTGAGAGAGGCGTGACATCAACATTAAATTCTGGATTTCTAACCCCTTGGTAAGCTTCTGCCTTGTTTGAAATCAGTTTATGCCTGTAATTTTATCCAAATGCGGAACTTAAACTAGATTTCGTTTCAGGTAGCATCTTCTCACTTCAGTAGTACTCCACAATTATTTAAATGCCCTTTGTCCAAATTTAAGCCACTTTTTCATTTAAGGCATCATGCAATTCTCATTAATAATAAACTCAGTTGAATTTATTCTCATTTTCTGGttgatttaatttgttttacagAATTTAGGCTGTTACTCAATAACTTCATCCAAGTAAATAGTCCAGTAGCTTTTATTTCATATTCCTTCATTCGATTTAGTTAGTTAAACTATTCACTCGGTCCTTATAATTATCTCTATTCTAATTTCTATTCCCTGAGAAATTTTAGTCAAGTCTTGATTCTTAACACTTGTACTAGAGAAGAGTTGTCGATGGTATAAAACTGTTACAACTTTTTTCTAGTAACGCAAACggctataaaaaattatgtaatgaCTAAAACTTGAAAAAGGAACAACTACAGGGGCTGCATATAGTTGAACCCTGAATTATTTTAAGTTTGCGTACACTTCTGCAATTACATGACATAATAAATCAGTATAAATGGTCAACATGGTCCACATACCTTAGTACATGAAACTTTCATTTCTAATGGAACAGTAATTCCTTATTTGTTCTGCTTACTTTGTGCAGCCGAGACCGGATATTCGTGGCTCTTGGGTTGGATTTATTTGCTGTGAACGATGAGAAATTCATGGACATGTTTGTAGCTCCTGGTGCCATAGATGTGCTACAAAGTGAACGAGAGTCTCTCATGAAGCGTCAGAAGATACTCCAATCTTGCTTGAATGAATTCAAAACTGTTGCTCAGGGACTATGATCAGTTACTAGCTTTCCAAGGAGCCAAGATTTTTTGGCTGTGCTTTCGGCAATTTATTATGCTTGTGATTTAGTGTGCCAGCAGCTCTTAACCAATTGGACAATAATTACAGTAAATCAATGTATCTAGTTTAGAGAAAGCTTTCCCTCGACCTGTATTTTATTGTACCCTGCTTTGGTATAACGTTCATTTAAAGAATAAATGCAACTTGAGCAAAGCCTAGCTTTGGTTGCTTCGGGAAGCATTTGTGTAAATGTTTGAGAGTTTCACTTTGAACTTTGTTTGCATGAATTTATTAGAGAAAAAACTAAAGtaaaatgaattattataaACCTCAACTTTTGAAAAAGTTTAATAAATTCTTCTATAGAAGGTACAAGATCATATAGCGTGCCAAAAGCCAATATCatggctattctcatagcatgtTTATAGAAGGGGTATGGAGCTATTACCCCTTGTAGGTTGAATTGCATACTATCAACGAAATAAGTGCAAGCTTACGTTTCTAAAAATGGATGACCATATGGAATTTTGAATGTTTTCTTGTTTGTGATGATGATAGTATCATTCTCGAAAGAGAAAACAAGCCAAATAGGAGACAGCCATAATGTAAGCACGCTCTTAACACAGTTTACGAGCCAAATATTAAAGTTAGTTTGAAGTGATCCTGCCTCTTCTCTTTTTTCCCCATTATGAGCTATTCTTGAAAGTATAAGAATGCTTTCACAAACTTGAAAAAGATACTATATCTAGATTTGagacagttttttttttcagcaaaagAAGAATAAGATTATAGGAGACACTTGGTCTCAATCCATTTACAAAATAGACAAAAAATACATACATATACAAAGAACAACTCTTTTTGTCTGGCCTCATTATTTTGGATGATTGAAATATTTGGAATAGTATTATCAACAaggaataaatttataaactaaccTCACAACATACATATGCCCCTTTTTGTTCAAGTCACTAATTAGTAGTGGTATGCCAAACCAAAACTAGCCACGGAATAATTTTCATCATAAAATACTTAAacatatttcttatattttctaaaCCATATACATCTGGTGAGAAGTCGAGTTTAATTCAAAAAGAGTAGAAACTAAATCATTGGTAGTCGAACTAAGAATTGATTccacataaataaaattaagttcTAAGGATaaagtaaataatataatacataaatGTTCTTCATTGTGAGTATACATCATTTCCAAGTTTCCACTTTTTGTAGTATACCATACTAGAATAAATCAACTAATAATTATAAACTTACAAATAGTcaatacatatataattgatgagcataattttattcacacttGAAACCTTTAATCATAGTTGTCTTGGACTAAAATCATGCATAAATCCACTGCTTTAAATAAGATTCATCTAATTGAATTTATTTGAGACTTAACTATTATTTATGCTAATCTTGTGTTTCAGTTGCAATAGACAGTTCGATAAAAGCGTTTGAGTAGACAGTTTTAAGGAAACATCTACCACTACGAGTGGGCTGAATCATGCGATTCAGGGAGGGTGATTTGTTTGAGTTATAACTTATAGAGTCTAAGTTTTCTGAGAGATTAGATAGTCATTCACTCTCCTTTTCTCAATAACTTAACTAGTATCTTAATGACTTGCTCTTTGAGTTAGTACCCAATCATCCTCGTCAATTGTTTAACCAACCTCATCAACCTTTGCAGCAGTGGTGATTTCTTCCAACAAAcccttttaataatttaaaaataaaagtttggaagctttttaagaaaatattggTTTGGTTTTCAATAAAGATTCTTGGTTTGAGTTTTCCTTTTTTGAACCTTACTTTGATTGATTGTAATATCTTTTagggaataaataaataagtaatttgGTTGATATATCTTATTCCACTTGCATACATTGATAAATACTTTGTGAATGatttttcatttgatttttaGTTTTTGTCATCATGAAAAAGGGAGAGATTGTTAAGTCAGTAGACGATCTATCCCCTAGTAGAAGATCTCATACGAGAGTCTAtgtgttttgatgataacaaacacTATAAGATGTGTTATGGCATAACAAAGTTCACTCGTATGCAATATAAGATTAGACAAAAACATTAGAGAAGATGAACAAGACCCACCAGCTTTAATGTATCTGAtgatacaacaacaaaaacccGTTAGACAATGTTAAGGAACAAGTCAGACGATGTCGAAAAACTGCATTAGACGATCCCTTTGTAATGGATTAGATGAAGTAGTTAAGAAGATCTTATTAGACAATCCTAGTGCTCACGACTCATTAGAAGATCTTGTCAGACGAACTCTTTGGATATCACAAAGCAGACGATATCAAAACATTTAC
Encoded here:
- the LOC137828647 gene encoding dynamin-related protein 5A isoform X3, with product MFLPRTFHSTPHQHTSVTVATMSSSTVAGSDTPPSFTATPSKTPSSKASSRRSQAESKSRFEAYNRLQAAAVAFSETMSIPEIVAVGGQSDGKSSLLEALLGFRFNVREVEMGTRRPLILQMVHDASALEPRCRFQEEDSEEYGSPLVLASAIADIIKSRTEALLKKTKAAVSPKPIVMRAEYAHCPNLTIIDTPGFVLKAKKGEPENTPDEILSMVKSLASPPHRILLFLQQSSVEWCSSLWLDAIREIDPTYRRTVIVVSKFDNRLKEFGDRWEVDRYLSASGYLGDSTHPFFVALPKDRGNVSNDEFRRQISQVDSEVLRHLREGVKGGFDEEKFKSYIGFGRLRDFLESELQKKYKEAAPATLALLEQRCSEVTSELARMDSKIQATSDVSHLRKFAMLHVASISNHVGALIDGAADPSPEQWGKTTVEERSQSGIGVWPGVIACVNPPNATLRLYGGAAFERVMHEFRCAAYSIECPSVSREKVANILLAHAGRGGGRGRTEAAAEIARAAAKSWLAPLLDTACDRLAFVLGSLFDLALERNRIRDLEWGNMDGYVGFHAALRCAYNRFIGNLAKNCKQLVRHHLDSATSPYSQVCYFNDYEPSYNKFSQASASSFFLELSDTSSASRDARRDQENIPPENNAQETTPGDAAYGVVKKELGICNDVGPRKRASRMGGNSKNSDYVTLQNGGVLFGNGERSGSAYTDICISAAQHFARIREVLVERGVTSTLNSGFLTPCRDRIFVALGLDLFAVNDEKFMDMFVAPGAIDVLQSERESLMKRQKILQSCLNEFKTVAQGL
- the LOC137828647 gene encoding dynamin-related protein 5A isoform X4, producing the protein MFLPRTFHSTPHQHTSVTVATMSSSTVAGSDTPPSFTATPSKTPSSKASSRRSQAESKSRFEAYNRLQAAAVAFSETMSIPEIVAVGGQSDGKSSLLEALLGFRFNVREVEMGTRRPLILQMVHDASALEPRCRFQEEDSEEYGSPLVLASAIADIIKSRTEALLKKTKAAVSPKPIVMRAEYAHCPNLTIIDTPGFVLKAKKGEPENTPDEILSMVKSLASPPHRILLFLQQSSVEWCSSLWLDAIREIDPTYRRTVIVVSKFDNRLKEFGDRWEVDRYLSASGYLGDSTHPFFVALPKDRGNVSNDEFRRQISQVDSEVLRHLREGVKGGFDEEKFKSYIGFGRLRDFLESELQKKYKEAAPATLALLEQRCSEVTSELARMDSKIQATSDVSHLRKFAMLHVASISNHVGALIDGAADPSPEQWGKTTVEERSQSGIGVWPGVIACVNPPNATLRLYGGAAFERVMHEFRCAAYSIECPSVSREKVANILLAHAGRGGGRGRTEAAAEIARAAAKSWLAPLLDTACDRLAFVLGSLFDLALERNRIRDLECGITGGNMDGYVGFHAALRCAYNRFIGNLAKNCKQLVRHHLDSATSPYSQVCYFNDYEPSYNKFSQASASSFFLELSDTSSASRDARRDQENIPPENNAQETTPGDAAYGVVKKELGICNDVGPRKRASRMGGNSKNSDYVTLQNGGVLFGNGERSGSAYTDICISAAQHFARIREVLVERGVTSTLNSGFLTPCRDRIFVALGLDLFAVNDEKFMDMFVAPGAIDVLQSERESLMKRQKILQSCLNEFKTVAQGL
- the LOC137828647 gene encoding dynamin-related protein 5A isoform X2, with translation MFLPRTFHSTPHQHTSVTVATMSSSTVAGSDTPPSFTATPSKTPSSKASSRRSQAESKSRFEAYNRLQAAAVAFSETMSIPEIVAVGGQSDGKSSLLEALLGFRFNVREVEMGTRRPLILQMVHDASALEPRCRFQEEDSEEYGSPLVLASAIADIIKSRTEALLKKTKAAVSPKPIVMRAEYAHCPNLTIIDTPGFVLKAKKGEPENTPDEILSMVKSLASPPHRILLFLQQSSVEWCSSLWLDAIREIDPTYRRTVIVVSKFDNRLKEFGDRWEVDRYLSASGYLGDSTHPFFVALPKDRGNVSNDEFRRQISQVDSEVLRHLREGVKGGFDEEKFKSYIGFGRLRDFLESELQKKYKEAAPATLALLEQRCSEVTSELARMDSKIQATSDVSHLRKFAMLHVASISNHVGALIDGAADPSPEQWGKTTVEERSQSGIGVWPGVIACVNPPNATLRLYGGAAFERVMHEFRCAAYSIECPSVSREKVANILLAHAGRGGGRGRTEAAAEIARAAAKSWLAPLLDTACDRLAFVLGSLFDLALERNRIRDLECGITGGNMDGYVGFHAALRCAYNRFIGNLAKNCKQLVRHHLDSATSPYSQVCYFNDYEPSYNKFSQASASSFFLELSDTSSASRDARRDQENIPPENNAQETTPGKAAETRDALRESHITIPETPSPDQPGDAAYGVVKKELGICNDVGPRKRASRMGGNSKNSDYVTLQNGGVLFGNGERSGSAYTDICISAAQHFARIREVLVERGVTSTLNSGFLTPCRDRIFVALGLDLFAVNDEKFMDMFVAPGAIDVLQSERESLMKRQKILQSCLNEFKTVAQGL
- the LOC137828647 gene encoding dynamin-related protein 5A isoform X1, with the protein product MFLPRTFHSTPHQHTSVTVATMSSSTVAGSDTPPSFTATPSKTPSSKASSRRSQAESKSRFEAYNRLQAAAVAFSETMSIPEIVAVGGQSDGKSSLLEALLGFRFNVREVEMGTRRPLILQMVHDASALEPRCRFQEEDSEEYGSPLVLASAIADIIKSRTEALLKKTKAAVSPKPIVMRAEYAHCPNLTIIDTPGFVLKAKKGEPENTPDEILSMVKSLASPPHRILLFLQQSSVEWCSSLWLDAIREIDPTYRRTVIVVSKFDNRLKEFGDRWEVDRYLSASGYLGDSTHPFFVALPKDRGNVSNDEFRRQISQVDSEVLRHLREGVKGGFDEEKFKSYIGFGRLRDFLESELQKKYKEAAPATLALLEQRCSEVTSELARMDSKIQATSDVSHLRKFAMLHVASISNHVGALIDGAADPSPEQWGKTTVEERSQSGIGVWPGVIACVNPPNATLRLYGGAAFERVMHEFRCAAYSIECPSVSREKVANILLAHAGRGGGRGRTEAAAEIARAAAKSWLAPLLDTACDRLAFVLGSLFDLALERNRIRDLEWGNMDGYVGFHAALRCAYNRFIGNLAKNCKQLVRHHLDSATSPYSQVCYFNDYEPSYNKFSQASASSFFLELSDTSSASRDARRDQENIPPENNAQETTPGKAAETRDALRESHITIPETPSPDQPGDAAYGVVKKELGICNDVGPRKRASRMGGNSKNSDYVTLQNGGVLFGNGERSGSAYTDICISAAQHFARIREVLVERGVTSTLNSGFLTPCRDRIFVALGLDLFAVNDEKFMDMFVAPGAIDVLQSERESLMKRQKILQSCLNEFKTVAQGL